One Leishmania panamensis strain MHOM/PA/94/PSC-1 chromosome 24 sequence genomic region harbors:
- a CDS encoding 40S ribosomal protein S8, putative (TriTrypDB/GeneDB-style sysID: LpmP.24.2050) — MGIVRSRLHKRKITGGKTKIHRKRMKAELGRLPANTRLGARRVSPVRARGGNFKIRALRLDTGNFAWGSEAIAQRVRILDVVYNATSNELVRTKTLVKNCIVAVDAAPFKRWYAKHYGIDLDAGKKSAKTAAAAEKKGKKSAHAAAEKYDVNKASPKLQREWTRRRSSHKVEKAIADQLREGRVLARMTSRPGQSGRADGILLEGAELQFYLKRLEKKK; from the coding sequence CATAAGCGCAAGATCACCGGTGGAAAGACCAAGATCCACCGGAAGCGCATGAAGGCCGAGCTGGGTCGCCTTCCCGCCAACACCCGTCTTGGCGCCCGCCGCGTGAGCCCTGTGCGTGCTCGTGGTGGCAACTTCAAGATCCGCGCCCTGCGCCTGGACACCGGCAACTTCGCCTGGGGCTCCGAGGCCATCGCGCAGCGCGTTCGTATCCTCGACGTCGTGTACAACGCCACCTCGAACGAGCTGGTGCGCACGAAGACGCTGGTGAAGAACTGCATCGTCGCCGTGGACGCCGCGCCGTTCAAGCGCTGGTACGCCAAGCATTACGGCATCGACTTGGATGcggggaagaagagcgccaagaccgccgccgccgctgagaAGAAAGGCAAGAAGTCTGCccatgccgctgctgaaaAGTACGACGTGAACAAGGCTTCACCcaagctgcagcgcgagtggacgcgccgccgcagcagccacaagGTCGAGAAGGCGATCGCTGATCAGCTGCGCGAGGGTCGTGTGCTTGCGCGCATGACGAGCCGCCCGGGCCAGTCCGGCCGTGCCGACGGTATCCTACTGGAAGGTGCGGAGCTTCAGTTCTACCTGAAGCGcctggagaagaagaagtga